Proteins from one Telopea speciosissima isolate NSW1024214 ecotype Mountain lineage chromosome 1, Tspe_v1, whole genome shotgun sequence genomic window:
- the LOC122656236 gene encoding reticulon-like protein B2: protein MAEHAEDSNPAEQSLMEKITEKLHGHDGHDSSSSSSDSEDEKSSPSDIKSAVFRLFGRQKPVHKVLGGGKPADVFLWRNKKISASVLGGATAMWVFFELLEYHLLTLVCHCSILSLAILFVWSNATTFINKSPPRIPEVSIPQEPIIQFASALRFEINRALAVLREIASGKDLKKFLGVIAGLWVLSIVGSCCNFLTLFYIAFVLLHTVPVLYEKYEDQVDSFAEKAMFEIKKQYVVFDAKVLSKIPRGPLKDKKKA, encoded by the exons ATGGCTGAGCATGCCGAGGATTCAAACCCTGCTGAGCAGTCATTGATGGAGAAGATAACGGAAAAGCTTCATGGTCATGATGGTCATGattcgtcttcttcttcgtccGATTCTGAAGACGAAAAGTCGTCTCCTTCAGACATCAAATCGGCGGTTTTTCGGCTCTTCGGAAGGCAGAAGCCTGTGCACAAGGTCTTGGGAGGTGGAAAAC CTGCTGATGTATTTTTGTGGAGGAACAAGAAGATTTCTGCCAGTGTGCTTGGAGGAGCCACGGCGATGTGGGTATTCTTTGAATTGCTTGAATACCATCTGCTCACTCTAGTCTGCCATTGCTCGATCCTCTCTTTGGCCATTTTATTCGTCTGGTCTAACGCTACCACATTCATCAACAA GTCTCCCCCACGCATCCCAGAAGTGTCTATTCCTCAGGAACCGATCATCCAGTTTGCTTCTGCATTGAGGTTTGAAATCAACCGAGCATTAGCTGTGCTAAGGGAGATCGCATCAGGGAAAGATCTGAAGAAATTCCTCGGT GTGATTGCTGGCTTATGGGTACTATCAATCGTGGGGAGCTGTTGCAACTTCTTGACCTTATTTTACATAG CATTTGTGTTGTTGCACACGGTGCCCGTGCTCTATGAGAAGTACGAGGACCAGGTTGACTCGTTTGCAGAGAAGGCAATGTTTGAGATCAAGAAACAATATGTAGTATTTGATGCCAAGGTTCTAAGTAAGATACCAAGGGGGCCACTCAaagacaagaagaaagcttAG
- the LOC122656219 gene encoding glycosyl hydrolase 5 family protein-like gives MLSIALQSFLLIPLLFFGSLGLGNSLSLSTSARWVVDMASGRRVKLSCVNWVAHMQPMVAEGLDKKPLQDIASKVASLGFNCVRLTWATYMFTRTQPVKFTVAQSLNSLGLGEAAIGIVSNNPSLFNLTLLQAYDAVVDQLGTNGLMVVLDNHVSRPQWCCGDNDGNGFFGDTYFDPEEWLQGLDIVAKRFSGKSQVVGMSIRNELRGPRQSETDWYRYIRRGVKKIHKANPNVLVIVSGLNYDTELSFLKGTPLGVNLDNKLVYEAHWYSFSEGNRLVWKTQPPGQVCADAIRRLEDRAGFVMEGDNPVPMFISEFGVDQTGENPADNRFLSCFLAFAVERDMDWAMWALQGSYYLRNGQAGFEETYGVLDGNWDQTRNPKFQERFRLLQEIIQDPRSDTPTYHIIFHPLSGLCVRVNENNSVEASDCRDRSHWSYEGGQAPIRLLGTGLCLGVTGDGLPVTLSSTCSSEQSNWSIVSSSKLHVAAKDVEGRALCLEINSSNSSTILTSKCVCSIDDNNCDENLETKWFKLIPTNLKLN, from the exons ATGCTAAGTATAGCCCTGCAAAGCTTTCTCTTAATTCCGTTATTGTTCTTTGGATCTCTTGGTTTGGGTAATTCATTGTCACTCTCAACAAGTGCTAGATGGGTTGTGGACATGGCTTCTGGTCGTCGCGTGAAGCTAAGCTGTGTGAACTGGGTTGCCCATATGCAACCCATGGTAGCAGAAGGGCTTGACAAGAAGCCATTACAAGATATTGCTTCTAAGGTGGCTTCACTTGGCTTCAATTGTGTACGCCTCACATGGGCAACCTACATGTTCACTCGTACACAACCTGTGAAGTTCACTGTTGCTCAATCACTCAACTCTTTAGGCCTTGGAGAAGCAGCTATAGGTATAGTTAGCAACAACCCCTCTCTGTTCAATCTCACCTTACTGCAAGCCTATGATGCCGTCGTCGACCAGCTTGGCACAAATGGCCTTATGGTGGTGCTTGATAACCATGTTAGCCGGCCGCAGTGGTGCTGTGGTGACAACGATGGAAATGGGTTCTTTGGTGATACTTATTTTGACCCAGAGGAATGGCTACAAGGATTGGACATTGTAGCTAAACGGTTTAGTGGTAAATCTCAG GTAGTTGGGATGAGCATTCGTAATGAGCTACGAGGGCCAAGACAAAGCGAGACAGATTGGTACCGGTACATTAGACGTGGAGTGAAAAAGATTCACAAGGCAAACCCAAATGTGCTTGTGATTGTTTCAGGGTTGAATTATGATACAGAGTTGAGCTTCTTGAAGGGAACTCCTTTAGGAGTTAACTTGGATAACAAATTGGTCTATGAGGCACATTGGTACTCATTTAGTGAAGGAAACCGTCTAGTCTGGAAGACACAACCACCAGGGCAGGTGTGTGCTGATGCTATCAGAAGACTTGAAGACAGAGCAGGCTTTGTGATGGAGGGAGACAACCCAGTCCCTATGTTCATCAGTGAATTTGGTGTGGACCAAACAGGTGAGAACCCAGCTGATAATAGATTCTTGAGCTGCTTTCTTGCCTTTGCAGTGGAAAGAGATATGGATTGGGCTATGTGGGCTCTGCAAGGAAGTTATTACCTGAGGAATGGGCAAGCTGGGTTTGAGGAAACATATGGTGTGTTAGATGGAAATTGGGACCAGACCAGGAATCCAAAATTTCAAGAAAGGTTTAGGCTCCTGCAAGAGATTATCCAAG ATCCGAGATCTGATACTCCAACATATCACATTATTTTCCATCCACTAAGTGGCCTGTGTGTCCGAGTGAACGAGAATAACAGTGTTGAAGCAAGTGATTGTCGAGACCGGAGCCACTGGAGTTACGAGGGAGGCCAAGCTCCAATCAGATTGTTGGGTACAGGCCTTTGTTTGGGTGTCACGGGGGATGGACTTCCAGTGACTCTCTCATCTACCTGCTCTAGTGAACAGAGCAACTGGAGCATAGTTTCAAGCTCCAAGCTACATGTAGCTGCCAAGGATGTGGAGGGAAGAGCTTTATGCCTGGAGATCAATTCTTCCAACTCTTCAACAATTTTGACAAGCAAGTGTGTTTGCTCCATAGATGATAACAATTGTGATGAGAATCTTGAAACTAAATGGTTTAAACTTATTCCCacaaatctaaaactaaattga
- the LOC122656228 gene encoding probable methyltransferase At1g29790 has protein sequence MRSSNLFLKFGAWRGIHRVIFIVGLLALLLSVSSLSNFYSLTSILNPDNFCKHMNPVDQDRNRNETSKTLETVIQKIHEEMRHIRESPAESSVVRHSAFLGDILGLLESVQASLSSIEGTHQTQNGIGAAHPLFRPSQQSDEPGNYFLVEEIRKYVKMKPNRLGKQNFMGANGTFTSIGHACFSMKAELQEYMDYDVGDICNDDWKLAQKLIVHGCDPLPRRRCLSIAPKLYRKPFPINESMWKLPDDRNVRWSQYRCKNFSCLAKKNTKKGFFKCADCFNLVDHEMPRWIKPVNVNPISNLTADFLIPEVLGIKPGEIRIGLDFSIGTGTFAARMREFNVTIVSATINLGAPFNEMIALRGLIPLYLTINQRLPFFDNTLDLIHTTRFLDGWIDFLLLDFVLYDWDRVLRPGGLLWIDDFFCLKEDLNDFLESFKMIRYKKHKWVIVPKLDKDDREVFFSAILEKPLRPFR, from the coding sequence ATGCGGAGCTCAAATCTCTTTTTGAAGTTTGGAGCATGGAGAGGGATACACAGGGTTATCTTCATAGTGGGTTTACTTGCTCTTCTCCTCAGTGTTAGCTCCTTGTCCAACTTCTACTCTCTCACCTCAATTCTTAACCCTGATAATTTCTGTAAGCATATGAACCCTGTGGATCAAGACAGAAACAGAAACGAAACAAGCAAAACTTTAGAGACGGTGATCCAGAAGATTCATGAAGAAATGAGACACATAAGAGAATCACCGGCGGAGTCCTCTGTGGTGAGACACAGTGCTTTCCTTGGAGACATTTTGGGTTTGCTAGAGTCTGTGCAGGCATCTCTGTCGTCGATTGAAGGAACCCATCAGACACAGAATGGAATCGGTGCTGCCCATCCTCTGTTCAGGCCCTCGCAACAATCTGATGAGCCCGGCAATTACTTTCTGGTGGAAGAGATTAGAAAGTATGTGAAGATGAAGCCCAATCGATTAGGCAAACAAAACTTCATGGGAGCAAATGGGACCTTCACCAGCATCGGTCATGCCTGTTTCTCCATGAAAGCAGAGCTCCAAGAGTACATGGATTACGATGTGGGGGACATTTGCAATGACGATTGGAAGCTCGCTCAAAAGCTCATTGTTCATGGGTGCGATCCATTGCCCAGGAGGAGGTGTTTGTCAATAGCTCCAAAGCTGTACAGAAAGCCCTTCCCCATTAATGAATCTATGTGGAAGCTCCCTGACGATCGAAATGTTCGATGGAGTCAGTACAGATGCAAAAACTTCAGTTGCCTGGCTAAGAAGAACACGAAGAAGGGGTTTTTCAAGTGTGCAGATTGCTTTAATCTAGTGGATCATGAGATGCCCAGATGGATTAAACCTGTCAATGTTAATCCAATTTCAAATCTAACTGCCGATTTCCTTATACCTGAAGTATTGGGTATCAAGCCCGGGGAGATCAGGATTGGACTGGATTTCAGCATTGGTACTGGAACTTTTGCAGCTCGGATGAGAGAGTTCAATGTCACTATAGTCTCGGCGACCATTAATCTAGGGGCTCCCTTCAATGAGATGATTGCCCTGCGAGGGCTCATCCCTCTCTACTTGACCATAAACCAAAGGCTCCCATTCTTTGACAACACTCTTGACCTTATCCACACAACAAGATTTCTTGATGGTTGGATCGATTTTCTGCTATTGGACTTCGTCTTGTATGATTGGGATCGTGTTCTGAGACCGGGTGGTCTGCTTTGGATTGATGACTTCTTCTGTTTGAAAGAGGATTTGAATGATTTTTTGGAGTCATTTAAGATGATAAGGTACAAGAAGCATAAATGGGTGATTGTGCCAAAGCTTGATAAAGATGACAGAGAGGTCTTCTTTTCTGCAATTCTAGAGAAGCCACTTAGGCCATTCCGATGA